Proteins found in one Streptomyces sp. NBC_00461 genomic segment:
- a CDS encoding sensor histidine kinase translates to MRTPRIRCKRGVHSLRAKLTLANVALLALGIAATTAVSLMGMRYYLLGQVDTQLTRMRDSLGQSQLTIRQIDSLSALGFVRDRLVPDGTNKERSSPGSIYTAVDRHGAAVGLLGVRPTEAQLGLAHSVHDAKALARDSDPHDVTVHGDSYRVTAVRLSDGKYVLMATSTEALHAGMSKALRLDFAVGGLLLALLACLTLFSVRRRMLPLEDMVETSSAIAEGDLTQRIPSSTHPTQEVEQLRLALNSMLHQVESAYRTREHSAAQLRRFVADASHELRTPLSAIRGYLQLYDRGMLSDPDERKRAWERVLAETDRMGRLVDELLTLARLDQQPELRFRNVDLSRLVRDAAEDLRAQQPERPITVGADGALLVHADESGLRQVLGNLVGNARTHTPADAPVRLDVERKNGVVRVCVADEGPGLGCEDAARIFDRFFRAAGGAGSGLGLAIVQGVVQAHGGEVAVRTSPGDGLAVTVTLPARPAAGSAHSP, encoded by the coding sequence ATGAGGACCCCACGCATCCGCTGCAAGCGTGGCGTGCACTCCCTGCGCGCCAAGCTGACCCTGGCGAACGTCGCCCTGCTCGCCCTCGGCATCGCGGCGACCACCGCCGTCAGCCTCATGGGCATGCGGTACTACCTGCTCGGGCAGGTCGACACCCAGCTGACCCGGATGCGTGACTCGCTGGGTCAGTCGCAGCTCACGATCCGGCAGATCGACTCGCTGAGCGCCCTGGGATTCGTCCGCGACCGGCTGGTCCCGGACGGCACGAACAAGGAGCGGTCGTCACCGGGCTCGATCTACACCGCCGTCGACCGCCACGGGGCTGCCGTCGGTCTTCTGGGCGTCAGGCCCACCGAGGCGCAGCTCGGCCTGGCCCACTCGGTCCACGACGCCAAGGCGCTCGCCCGGGACTCCGATCCGCACGACGTGACGGTGCACGGCGACTCGTACCGGGTCACCGCCGTGCGTCTGTCCGACGGCAAGTACGTCCTCATGGCCACCTCGACCGAGGCCCTGCACGCGGGCATGAGCAAGGCCCTCCGGCTCGATTTCGCCGTCGGCGGACTGCTGCTGGCGCTGCTGGCCTGTCTGACGCTGTTCAGTGTGCGGCGCCGGATGCTGCCGCTGGAGGACATGGTGGAGACGTCGTCGGCGATCGCCGAGGGCGACCTGACCCAGCGCATCCCCTCCAGCACCCATCCGACGCAGGAGGTCGAGCAGCTGCGCCTCGCCCTCAACTCCATGCTCCACCAGGTCGAGTCGGCGTACCGCACGCGCGAGCACAGCGCGGCCCAGCTGCGCCGCTTCGTCGCCGACGCCTCGCACGAGCTGCGCACCCCGCTGTCCGCGATACGCGGTTATCTCCAGCTGTACGACAGGGGCATGCTCAGTGATCCCGACGAGCGCAAGCGCGCCTGGGAGCGGGTGCTGGCGGAGACGGACCGGATGGGGCGGCTGGTGGACGAGCTGCTCACCCTGGCCCGGCTCGACCAGCAGCCCGAACTGCGCTTCAGGAACGTCGACCTGAGCCGTCTGGTACGGGACGCGGCCGAGGACCTGCGGGCGCAGCAGCCGGAGCGGCCCATCACGGTGGGCGCCGACGGCGCCCTGCTGGTGCACGCCGACGAGTCGGGGCTCAGACAGGTGCTGGGCAACCTGGTGGGCAACGCCCGCACGCACACGCCCGCGGATGCGCCGGTGCGGCTGGACGTGGAGCGGAAGAACGGGGTCGTTCGGGTGTGCGTCGCGGACGAGGGTCCGGGGCTCGGCTGCGAGGACGCGGCGCGGATCTTCGACCGCTTCTTCCGGGCCGCCGGGGGCGCGGGCAGCGGGCTGGGGCTGGCGATCGTGCAGGGCGTGGTGCAGGCGCACGGCGGGGAGGTGGCGGTGCGCACCTCGCCGGGCGACGGTCTGGCGGTGACGGTCACGCTGCCGGCGCGGCCCGCCGCAGGGTCGGCGCACTCCCCGTAA